A part of Cupriavidus sp. D39 genomic DNA contains:
- a CDS encoding SDR family NAD(P)-dependent oxidoreductase has product MRIQDNVFVVTGGGSGLGAATVHALAENGAKVVIADRDADAGEAVAKASGGAFVRTDVTDEDSVQGMYAFAARLGALRGVINCAGVAPAEKIIGKSRVHAMASFSRTMQVNVGGTFNVLRLGAEIMAAQEAMADGERGVIVNTASIAAFDGQVGQTAYAASKGAIVAMTLPLARELARFGIRVMTIAPGIMATPMLLGMPAEVQKALGEAVPFPQRMGRPTEFADLVKHIIGSPYLNGEVIRLDGAIRMAAK; this is encoded by the coding sequence ATGCGAATTCAGGACAATGTTTTTGTAGTGACGGGCGGCGGCTCCGGGCTGGGCGCCGCCACGGTACACGCCCTTGCCGAAAATGGCGCGAAAGTCGTGATCGCGGACCGCGATGCGGATGCCGGTGAAGCTGTCGCCAAAGCATCAGGCGGTGCGTTCGTGCGGACCGATGTCACGGATGAAGATAGTGTGCAAGGCATGTACGCCTTCGCAGCGCGATTGGGCGCACTGCGTGGAGTCATCAACTGCGCTGGCGTGGCACCCGCCGAGAAGATCATTGGCAAGAGCAGAGTGCATGCCATGGCTTCCTTCAGCCGGACGATGCAGGTCAACGTCGGTGGCACCTTCAACGTGCTGCGCCTTGGGGCGGAGATCATGGCCGCGCAGGAGGCAATGGCGGATGGCGAGCGGGGCGTCATCGTCAACACGGCTTCCATCGCCGCCTTCGATGGCCAGGTTGGGCAGACCGCCTACGCCGCTTCGAAAGGCGCCATCGTCGCCATGACGTTGCCGCTGGCGCGCGAGTTGGCGCGCTTCGGCATCCGCGTCATGACTATCGCGCCGGGAATCATGGCGACGCCAATGCTGCTGGGTATGCCGGCAGAAGTGCAAAAGGCGCTTGGGGAGGCCGTGCCCTTTCCCCAGCGTATGGGTCGGCCAACGGAATTCGCAGACCTTGTGAAACACATCATCGGCAGTCCATATCTGAACGGTGAAGTGATTCGTCTCGATGGCGCAATCCGCATGGCGGCAAAATAA
- a CDS encoding MFS transporter, producing the protein MKKDIDVQKVAETARFSGFHGIILFWCVLILVLDGYDLAVVGAALPSIMKEMGVDGTKAGFMASSALFGMMLGAIYLGTLADKIGRKLSICICVGLFSVFTAAAGLTSDPVSFSAMRFLAGLGIGGVLPVVTAQMGEFAPGKMRARLVTIVFAGYSIGGILVALTGKQLIGAYGWQAVFLVAGLPVLFIPFILWTMPESMAFLAKKNRQEALRRVVQKIAPELRIADDDRLVVPQEAMASNAPVKALFANGRALSTVMLWTAFFTGLFMVYSLSSWLTKLMAMSGYSLGSALNFVLVFNIGAACGAIGGGWLGDKFNIKHVLVAFYATGAVSLTLMGYTKATELLFVLVFVVGASTLGTQLLAYAYAGEFYPGSIRSTGVGFASGIGRLGAIVAPVLIGMLVAMKLPLEQNFLAIGIAGVIGTLAVMLVDHRRSASVQKTQDNSLSSLDAQVSTHH; encoded by the coding sequence ATGAAAAAAGATATCGATGTGCAAAAGGTTGCAGAGACCGCCCGGTTCTCCGGGTTTCACGGCATCATCTTGTTTTGGTGTGTGCTGATTCTCGTGCTCGATGGCTATGACTTGGCGGTCGTCGGCGCCGCACTTCCTTCGATCATGAAGGAAATGGGCGTGGACGGCACCAAGGCTGGATTCATGGCGAGTTCGGCTCTGTTCGGCATGATGCTGGGCGCTATCTACCTGGGGACGCTTGCCGACAAGATTGGTCGCAAGCTGTCGATTTGCATCTGCGTGGGGCTGTTCAGCGTGTTCACTGCCGCTGCTGGCCTGACCAGCGATCCGGTCAGTTTCAGCGCGATGCGCTTTCTCGCCGGGTTGGGGATCGGCGGTGTCCTGCCGGTAGTCACTGCCCAGATGGGAGAGTTCGCCCCCGGCAAGATGCGGGCGAGATTGGTGACGATCGTATTTGCCGGTTATTCCATCGGCGGCATTCTGGTCGCCCTGACCGGCAAGCAGCTCATCGGCGCCTACGGATGGCAGGCCGTGTTCTTGGTAGCGGGCCTACCGGTGCTCTTCATTCCGTTCATCCTGTGGACGATGCCGGAATCGATGGCTTTCCTCGCCAAGAAGAATCGGCAGGAGGCACTCCGGCGTGTTGTACAGAAGATCGCGCCGGAGCTACGCATCGCCGATGACGATCGTCTTGTTGTACCGCAGGAAGCGATGGCGTCCAATGCTCCTGTCAAGGCATTGTTCGCCAATGGCCGTGCGCTGAGCACTGTCATGCTGTGGACGGCGTTCTTCACCGGGCTTTTCATGGTCTATTCGCTCAGCTCGTGGCTGACTAAGCTGATGGCGATGTCTGGCTACAGCCTCGGATCGGCGCTGAACTTTGTGCTGGTGTTCAACATCGGCGCAGCATGCGGGGCGATTGGCGGTGGGTGGCTGGGCGACAAGTTCAACATCAAGCATGTGCTGGTGGCCTTCTACGCGACCGGTGCGGTGTCGCTCACCCTCATGGGATACACGAAGGCTACTGAGCTGCTCTTCGTTCTTGTCTTCGTCGTCGGCGCATCGACGCTCGGTACGCAGTTGCTCGCGTACGCCTACGCTGGCGAGTTTTACCCCGGCTCCATTCGATCGACAGGCGTCGGCTTCGCCTCGGGAATTGGCCGTCTTGGCGCCATCGTGGCACCGGTGCTGATTGGGATGCTGGTCGCTATGAAGCTGCCGCTTGAGCAGAACTTTCTTGCGATCGGTATTGCCGGTGTGATTGGAACGCTTGCCGTCATGCTGGTCGACCACCGCCGCAGTGCCTCCGTACAGAAGACGCAAGACAATTCGCTCTCCTCGCTGGATGCGCAGGTGTCCACTCATCACTAA
- a CDS encoding nitroreductase, whose amino-acid sequence MEANRLASPPGELATIRQAVEWAIVTRRSVRAFLQKTVPIETIEAILDVARYAATGVNIQPWRVHVVAGEAKERLCEAIQRVDDDPALSTSHSDEWDYYPEKWVSPYVDRRRALGWQLYGLLGIEKGNKSRMQQQHGRNYLFFDAPVGLLFTVERVMSEGSLLDYGMFLQNIMVVARAHGLSTCPQAAFMKYHTIIEQQLSLPPTEKFLVGMSLGYADESRVENTLVSERGPASSFTTFRGLEHA is encoded by the coding sequence GTGGAAGCAAACAGATTAGCGTCGCCGCCTGGCGAGTTGGCAACGATTCGTCAGGCCGTGGAATGGGCCATCGTCACCCGCCGCAGCGTGCGGGCCTTCCTGCAGAAGACGGTCCCGATCGAAACGATTGAAGCGATCCTCGACGTGGCTCGCTACGCCGCAACAGGCGTCAATATTCAACCGTGGAGGGTCCACGTGGTTGCCGGAGAGGCAAAGGAACGCCTTTGCGAAGCGATCCAGCGCGTCGATGACGATCCTGCGCTTTCCACCAGCCATTCCGATGAATGGGACTACTACCCGGAGAAGTGGGTCTCGCCGTATGTGGACCGTCGCCGTGCATTGGGATGGCAGCTCTACGGGCTGCTTGGCATCGAAAAAGGCAACAAGTCGCGGATGCAGCAGCAGCACGGCCGCAATTACCTGTTCTTCGATGCGCCGGTCGGATTGCTCTTCACCGTGGAGCGAGTGATGAGCGAGGGCAGCCTGCTTGACTACGGGATGTTCCTTCAAAACATCATGGTGGTCGCCCGTGCACACGGGTTAAGCACCTGCCCGCAGGCAGCGTTCATGAAGTACCACACGATCATCGAACAACAGCTTTCGCTGCCGCCAACCGAGAAGTTCCTGGTGGGAATGAGCCTTGGCTACGCAGACGAGAGCCGCGTGGAAAACACGCTCGTGTCCGAGCGTGGCCCGGCGTCTAGCTTCACCACCTTCCGCGGCCTGGAACACGCATGA
- a CDS encoding zinc-binding dehydrogenase: MIGVLSGSEPKIPLGQVVTRHVRLQGITVGSRADFESMAAHIARKRLRPVVDRVFPFEALRDAMDYLATGQHFGKICISHAGQMANN; encoded by the coding sequence ATGATCGGCGTGCTCTCCGGTTCAGAACCCAAGATTCCCCTCGGCCAGGTTGTAACGCGCCATGTTCGGCTACAAGGCATTACCGTCGGAAGCCGGGCGGACTTCGAATCCATGGCGGCACATATTGCCAGAAAACGACTGCGTCCGGTCGTCGACAGAGTATTTCCGTTCGAAGCATTGCGAGACGCCATGGATTACCTGGCTACTGGCCAACATTTCGGGAAGATCTGCATCAGTCATGCCGGCCAGATGGCGAATAACTGA
- a CDS encoding zinc-dependent alcohol dehydrogenase family protein, which translates to MRVFQVENGWSMEHVQMTTRPLPTPAPGQVRLKMCAAALNYRDLIIPKRGYGKRMQGLPLILLSDGVGVVDAIGDGVSRVGLGDRACPVFYQTWIAGEPSNESMLSSLGCEQDGTMSDYMVVPAEGVCHVPSHLSNFEAATLPTAASHCVACFGKRRATEGGDKVLLQGTGGVSLFALQFAKSLGAHVIITSSSDKKLARARELGADETINYTTDPQWGRSVKAMTDGAGVDHVIEVGGAGTLEQSLRAVRTGAPSA; encoded by the coding sequence ATGCGCGTATTTCAAGTAGAGAACGGCTGGTCTATGGAGCATGTTCAAATGACCACGCGCCCACTGCCGACTCCCGCACCGGGACAGGTGCGGCTGAAGATGTGCGCCGCAGCGTTGAACTATCGCGACCTCATTATCCCGAAGCGCGGATATGGCAAGCGAATGCAGGGACTGCCCTTGATTCTGCTCAGCGACGGCGTTGGGGTCGTGGACGCCATTGGCGATGGCGTTTCGCGAGTGGGGCTGGGTGATCGCGCCTGTCCGGTCTTCTACCAGACCTGGATAGCCGGCGAACCAAGCAACGAAAGCATGCTTTCAAGCCTGGGTTGCGAACAGGATGGAACCATGAGTGACTACATGGTCGTGCCCGCCGAAGGCGTTTGTCATGTCCCTTCACACCTGAGTAACTTTGAGGCGGCCACATTGCCCACGGCGGCTAGTCACTGCGTGGCGTGCTTTGGTAAAAGAAGGGCGACTGAAGGGGGAGACAAGGTCCTGTTGCAGGGCACGGGAGGCGTTTCTCTCTTCGCCTTGCAGTTCGCCAAGTCGCTGGGTGCGCATGTGATCATCACTTCGTCGAGTGACAAGAAGCTGGCGCGGGCACGAGAGCTCGGTGCGGATGAGACCATCAACTACACCACGGATCCGCAATGGGGACGGTCCGTCAAAGCGATGACGGACGGAGCTGGGGTTGACCACGTCATCGAAGTCGGAGGAGCGGGGACGCTCGAGCAGTCGCTGCGTGCAGTTCGCACGGGGGCACCATCAGCATGA
- a CDS encoding branched-chain amino acid ABC transporter permease, with amino-acid sequence MKRTVLCFIALCGAVVLPSVIYPVLLMKVMCFALFACAFNLLMGFTGLLSFGHAALFGAAGYLAGYASTKLGMPFEGAIFLGVLASAVLGFLMALLAIRSKGIYFTMITLALAQMVYFIFLQVPFTGGEDGMQGIPRGKLLGLIDLTNDSVMYCVVLVIFAAGFALIARIVHSPFGQILRAVKENEPRAISLGYDADRYKVLAIVLSAALTGLAGATKAFVLGFETLVDAHWQMSGLVVLMTLVGGVGTLTGPIVGAIVILILENKLGEIGALLANLTHIEWLRGLGESVTIVTGLTFIVCVLAFRKGIVGEINALASRRRPAGNASAAPNGVSAVQETP; translated from the coding sequence ATGAAAAGGACAGTTCTCTGTTTCATTGCGCTGTGCGGCGCCGTTGTCTTGCCTTCAGTGATCTACCCGGTGTTGCTGATGAAGGTCATGTGCTTCGCACTATTCGCCTGCGCCTTCAATCTGTTGATGGGTTTTACCGGGCTTCTTTCGTTCGGGCATGCTGCACTGTTCGGCGCGGCGGGCTACTTGGCAGGATATGCTTCAACGAAACTTGGCATGCCGTTTGAAGGAGCGATTTTTCTCGGCGTGCTGGCATCTGCGGTGCTCGGGTTTCTTATGGCCCTCCTGGCGATTCGCAGCAAGGGCATCTACTTCACCATGATTACGCTTGCGCTGGCGCAAATGGTCTACTTCATCTTTCTTCAGGTTCCCTTCACGGGTGGCGAGGACGGTATGCAAGGAATTCCACGAGGCAAACTTCTGGGACTGATCGACCTTACTAACGATTCGGTCATGTATTGCGTCGTTCTGGTCATCTTCGCAGCCGGCTTTGCCCTCATTGCGCGCATCGTTCATTCGCCGTTCGGTCAGATCTTGCGGGCGGTGAAGGAGAACGAGCCTCGTGCCATCTCGCTTGGATACGATGCGGATCGCTACAAGGTGCTCGCCATCGTTCTGTCCGCTGCATTGACGGGACTTGCCGGCGCGACAAAGGCATTCGTGCTGGGTTTCGAGACCCTGGTCGATGCTCACTGGCAAATGTCGGGGCTGGTGGTTTTGATGACGCTGGTAGGTGGAGTTGGCACGCTCACCGGTCCGATTGTCGGTGCTATCGTTATCCTCATCCTCGAGAACAAGCTCGGCGAAATTGGAGCGTTGCTCGCGAACCTGACACATATTGAGTGGCTTCGAGGGCTAGGCGAGTCGGTAACGATCGTGACTGGGTTGACATTCATCGTCTGCGTGCTCGCTTTCCGCAAGGGAATCGTAGGCGAGATCAATGCGCTCGCATCCAGAAGGCGTCCGGCCGGCAACGCATCGGCGGCTCCTAACGGGGTCAGTGCCGTACAGGAAACGCCCTGA
- a CDS encoding branched-chain amino acid ABC transporter permease, whose translation MSEIFGVSVSALMSQLLIGLVNGSFYAMLSLGLAVIFGLLNVINFAHGALYMVGAFLAWMGMSYLGINYWVMLLVSPLIVGVLGFVIERTMLRWLYKVDHVYGLLLTLGITLVVEGVFRAAYGVSGQPYAVPDALAGALDLGFMRLPTYRVWVVAASLLICMGTWYVIERTKLGAYLRAGTENPKLVEAFGVNVPFMVTLTYVFGVALAAFAGVLAAPVIQVSPLMGSNLVITVFAVVVIGGMGSIIGSILTGLGLGVIEGMTRVFYPELSATVVFILMAIVLLVRPSGLFGKEH comes from the coding sequence ATGAGCGAGATATTTGGAGTTTCAGTGTCGGCACTGATGAGCCAGCTCTTGATTGGCCTTGTCAATGGCTCCTTCTACGCGATGCTTTCGCTCGGGTTGGCTGTGATTTTCGGGCTGCTCAACGTCATCAACTTCGCGCATGGCGCGCTCTACATGGTCGGAGCATTCCTTGCCTGGATGGGGATGAGCTACCTTGGCATTAACTATTGGGTGATGTTATTGGTTTCGCCCCTCATTGTGGGAGTTTTGGGCTTTGTCATCGAGCGCACGATGCTGCGTTGGCTATATAAGGTCGATCATGTTTACGGGCTCCTGCTGACCCTGGGCATCACCCTGGTGGTAGAGGGAGTGTTCAGGGCTGCCTACGGCGTCTCAGGGCAGCCCTATGCAGTGCCGGATGCGCTCGCGGGGGCCCTCGATCTAGGCTTCATGCGTTTGCCCACGTATCGGGTATGGGTAGTTGCAGCCTCGCTTCTCATTTGCATGGGCACTTGGTACGTGATCGAACGCACGAAGCTCGGTGCCTATCTTAGGGCGGGAACGGAGAACCCGAAGCTGGTCGAGGCATTCGGTGTCAATGTGCCGTTCATGGTCACGCTGACTTATGTGTTTGGCGTGGCGCTTGCAGCGTTTGCTGGAGTTCTCGCCGCCCCGGTGATTCAAGTGTCTCCCCTGATGGGATCGAACCTGGTCATCACGGTCTTCGCGGTGGTGGTGATTGGTGGTATGGGATCGATCATCGGTTCGATACTGACAGGTCTTGGACTTGGCGTCATTGAGGGAATGACACGCGTGTTTTACCCGGAGCTGTCCGCGACCGTGGTCTTCATCCTCATGGCGATCGTGCTGCTGGTACGGCCCTCCGGCCTGTTTGGTAAAGAACATTGA
- a CDS encoding ABC transporter ATP-binding protein has product MEKALEVVDLHAWYGESHILHGLNFSVNEGEVVTLLGRNGAGRTTTLRAIMGITSSRKGSIKVNGTESVHMATHRIAHLGIGYCPEERGIFSALTTQENLMLPPTLSRSVRGMSIDEIYDMFPNLAERRNSPGTRLSGGEQQMLAVARILRTGARILLLDEISEGLAPVIVQALARMIVMLKEKGYTIVMVEQNFIFSAPLADRFYVVQHGETIEQFTSSELHEKTPLLGELLGV; this is encoded by the coding sequence ATGGAGAAGGCGCTTGAGGTCGTAGACCTACATGCCTGGTATGGCGAGTCCCACATTCTGCATGGGCTCAATTTCTCAGTGAACGAGGGAGAGGTTGTTACGCTGCTTGGCCGAAATGGTGCCGGTCGAACCACGACCCTGCGGGCAATCATGGGGATCACAAGTAGCCGGAAGGGATCCATCAAAGTTAATGGAACTGAGTCGGTGCACATGGCAACCCACAGGATTGCCCACCTCGGTATCGGCTATTGCCCCGAGGAGAGAGGAATTTTTTCCGCGCTGACGACGCAAGAGAATCTGATGCTGCCGCCGACATTGTCGAGATCGGTCCGCGGCATGTCGATTGACGAGATCTACGACATGTTTCCGAACCTGGCGGAGCGAAGGAATAGCCCAGGCACGAGGTTGTCGGGCGGAGAGCAGCAAATGCTTGCTGTAGCGAGAATTCTCCGCACCGGCGCAAGGATTCTGCTGCTTGACGAGATATCGGAGGGCCTTGCGCCTGTGATCGTCCAGGCTCTGGCTAGGATGATTGTCATGCTGAAGGAGAAGGGATACACCATCGTCATGGTCGAGCAGAACTTCATTTTTTCGGCGCCGCTGGCGGATCGCTTTTACGTTGTCCAGCATGGGGAAACGATCGAGCAGTTCACATCGAGCGAACTTCATGAAAAAACCCCGTTGCTGGGTGAGCTGCTGGGGGTATGA
- a CDS encoding ABC transporter ATP-binding protein, translating to MDVILETRGLTKQFKGFTAVSGVNLKVQRGHIHALIGPNGAGKTTCFNLLTQFLVPSSGAIIYNGRDITAAKPSQLAKNGIIRSFQMSAVFPHLTVLENVRIGLQRSLGTSFHFWKSDRTLHRLNGRAMALLEEVNLAAYADTTTVDLPYGRKRALEIATTLGMEPELMLLDEPTQGMGHEDVSKVTELIKRVSVGRTILMVEHNMNVVSGICDRISVLQRGALLAEGTYAEVSAIPQVMEAYMGTSSGSLAGSH from the coding sequence ATGGACGTCATCCTGGAGACACGCGGCCTGACGAAGCAGTTCAAAGGCTTCACTGCCGTATCCGGTGTCAATTTAAAGGTTCAACGTGGCCATATCCATGCGTTGATTGGACCAAATGGCGCAGGCAAGACCACCTGCTTTAACTTGCTGACGCAGTTCCTGGTTCCGAGTAGTGGGGCGATTATTTACAACGGTCGCGACATCACCGCAGCAAAACCCTCCCAGTTGGCGAAGAATGGAATTATTCGCTCGTTTCAGATGTCCGCTGTATTCCCGCATCTAACGGTGCTGGAGAATGTGCGGATTGGCCTCCAGCGTTCGCTTGGCACCTCATTCCACTTCTGGAAGAGCGATCGCACACTACATCGCCTGAATGGGCGAGCGATGGCATTGCTGGAGGAAGTTAACCTCGCCGCGTATGCAGACACCACCACGGTCGACCTGCCATATGGCCGGAAGCGGGCGCTCGAGATTGCCACTACCTTGGGCATGGAACCGGAACTCATGCTGCTTGACGAGCCGACCCAGGGAATGGGGCATGAAGATGTCTCCAAGGTTACCGAGTTGATCAAACGCGTCTCCGTCGGCCGAACCATCTTGATGGTTGAGCACAACATGAATGTGGTCTCCGGCATCTGCGATCGCATCTCCGTATTGCAGCGTGGAGCGCTACTGGCCGAAGGAACGTACGCGGAGGTATCCGCGATCCCGCAGGTCATGGAAGCTTATATGGGTACTAGCAGCGGATCCCTGGCGGGATCGCATTGA
- a CDS encoding ABC transporter substrate-binding protein, whose protein sequence is MMNRYTKLGAAAISVALSVNTAHSQQSKVSDDVVKIGVLTDLSGTYSEFSGPGAVTAIKMAVEDFGGKVLGKPIEVVVADHLNKPDAASTKAREWFDTQKVDVVADLTNSAVAIAVSKLAYEKNRIAIVTAAMTEKVTNEECTPNTVHYVADTYAFANGTAKAMLEQGGDTWFILAADYAFGTLMLDRLSGTVKGGGGKVVGAAKHPLGASDFSSFVLQAQASKAKVIGLANAGVDTVNAMKSAQEFGVTRSGKQSLVGLATTITDVHGMGLNIAQGLLLTTPFYWDMNDETRKWSKRYFGKMNKMPNMVHAGDYSSIMHYLEAVQAAGTDNAKEVMAKMRELPINDFFAKNGKIREDGRMVHDMYLMQVKSPTESKYPWDYYKLKKTLPASTVTIPAEQSKCPLLKKGVPSA, encoded by the coding sequence ATGATGAACCGCTACACAAAGCTTGGAGCCGCGGCGATCAGCGTCGCGCTCAGTGTCAATACGGCGCACTCACAGCAGTCAAAGGTGTCGGACGACGTCGTCAAGATCGGTGTTCTGACAGATCTGTCGGGGACCTATTCTGAATTCTCCGGACCAGGGGCAGTGACCGCCATCAAGATGGCGGTAGAAGACTTCGGTGGCAAGGTTCTGGGCAAGCCGATCGAGGTCGTCGTTGCTGACCACCTGAACAAGCCCGATGCTGCGTCAACGAAAGCGCGCGAGTGGTTCGATACGCAGAAGGTAGACGTGGTAGCCGATCTGACCAACTCCGCTGTAGCCATCGCGGTAAGCAAGCTGGCATACGAGAAGAATCGCATTGCCATTGTGACTGCCGCGATGACCGAGAAGGTAACCAACGAGGAATGTACACCGAACACGGTGCACTACGTCGCGGATACCTACGCGTTTGCCAACGGCACCGCCAAGGCGATGCTTGAGCAAGGCGGCGACACCTGGTTCATCCTCGCAGCCGACTATGCCTTTGGCACCCTGATGCTTGACCGACTTTCCGGGACCGTGAAGGGCGGAGGTGGCAAAGTCGTCGGCGCGGCAAAGCATCCGCTCGGCGCGTCAGACTTCTCTTCTTTCGTACTGCAAGCCCAGGCGTCGAAAGCCAAGGTCATAGGTCTAGCCAACGCAGGCGTTGACACTGTCAACGCCATGAAATCCGCTCAGGAGTTTGGCGTTACCCGGAGTGGAAAACAAAGCCTCGTCGGGCTGGCAACCACCATCACTGACGTCCATGGGATGGGATTGAATATTGCGCAGGGACTGCTGCTGACAACGCCATTCTATTGGGACATGAATGACGAGACCAGGAAGTGGTCGAAGCGCTATTTTGGCAAGATGAACAAGATGCCGAATATGGTGCACGCTGGCGATTATTCCTCGATCATGCATTACCTTGAGGCAGTACAGGCCGCCGGCACGGATAACGCAAAGGAAGTGATGGCGAAGATGCGCGAGCTTCCCATCAACGATTTCTTCGCGAAGAACGGGAAGATTCGTGAAGACGGGCGAATGGTGCATGACATGTACCTGATGCAGGTGAAGAGTCCGACGGAGTCGAAGTACCCGTGGGACTACTACAAGCTGAAGAAGACGCTACCAGCCAGTACCGTGACCATTCCCGCTGAACAGAGCAAGTGCCCGTTGCTCAAGAAGGGAGTCCCTTCAGCCTGA
- a CDS encoding zinc-binding dehydrogenase translates to MKAIVIVNRTGQGRPTLEYQTVDDPVPQADELLVSVRAAGINRIDLHRSTAHGGPAAGKPMIAGLEMSGEVIAVGAGVSEFKIGDKVMGMTTGAYAELATIDHRFALRVPPTFSYDQATAVATVYPTAHNALVTNGQFSSGKSVLIQGVASAVGIATLQIAKAMGASRIMGTGLPNANAHRLAELGLTRFLISGQDDIATEVLKETDGRGVDVVVDMVGGPAIPDNLECVGLGGRIVNVGWVGGTKGEIDLDILARKRITLVGVSFRTRTIEQKKELFEHFKRDVYPLFVSGALVPIIAARYPLSAALAAQDAMAEDKHFGKILLHP, encoded by the coding sequence ATGAAAGCCATTGTGATTGTGAACCGGACAGGGCAAGGACGTCCGACCCTCGAGTATCAAACCGTTGACGATCCAGTACCCCAGGCCGACGAACTCCTGGTTTCGGTCCGCGCGGCCGGTATCAATCGTATCGACCTGCATCGCTCCACTGCGCATGGCGGACCCGCTGCCGGCAAGCCTATGATTGCCGGGTTGGAAATGTCCGGTGAGGTCATTGCCGTGGGGGCCGGCGTCAGCGAGTTCAAGATCGGCGACAAGGTGATGGGTATGACGACGGGAGCGTATGCCGAACTCGCCACGATCGATCACCGCTTCGCCTTGCGCGTCCCGCCTACGTTCTCTTACGACCAGGCTACGGCGGTTGCCACGGTGTATCCGACTGCGCATAACGCCCTTGTCACGAATGGTCAATTTTCCTCGGGTAAGAGTGTCCTGATTCAGGGCGTGGCTTCGGCGGTAGGGATTGCCACGCTACAGATTGCGAAGGCCATGGGCGCATCGCGCATCATGGGGACGGGACTCCCTAACGCCAATGCACATCGGCTTGCGGAGCTTGGCCTGACTCGTTTCCTGATCAGCGGGCAAGACGATATCGCGACGGAAGTACTCAAGGAGACCGATGGGCGAGGCGTCGATGTGGTCGTCGATATGGTCGGCGGTCCTGCCATCCCGGACAACCTCGAGTGCGTTGGGCTCGGGGGGCGAATTGTGAACGTTGGTTGGGTGGGCGGTACTAAGGGCGAGATTGATCTGGACATACTTGCCAGGAAGCGCATTACCCTCGTCGGCGTTTCCTTCAGAACGCGAACTATCGAACAAAAGAAAGAGCTGTTCGAACACTTCAAGCGCGATGTCTATCCATTGTTCGTCTCCGGCGCATTAGTACCAATCATTGCCGCCCGATATCCCTTGTCTGCAGCACTGGCCGCGCAAGACGCCATGGCGGAGGACAAGCACTTCGGGAAGATCTTGCTTCATCCCTGA